Proteins encoded within one genomic window of Gemmatimonas sp.:
- a CDS encoding peptidylprolyl isomerase, with translation MSVRTTRILLAIGLTAMAACSAEPRAPTAKSAPRVIPGPAATPMRSPDVYRVRFETSKGPFAIEVTRALSPRGADRFYELVTIGYYAGNRFFRMVPGFVVQFGIHGDPAVNAKWAQAAMADEPMRQSNTRGTVAFTTVDANSRTVQLFVNMADNAAKLDRQRVFAPIGVVIEGMDVLERLNVEYGEDPVQSRIMSRGNKYLDRWFPALDSIVSATVVPTPSVPAQ, from the coding sequence ATGAGTGTGCGAACCACCCGGATACTGCTAGCGATCGGCCTGACCGCAATGGCCGCCTGCTCGGCCGAGCCGCGCGCACCGACCGCCAAGTCCGCGCCACGCGTGATTCCCGGACCCGCGGCTACACCGATGCGCAGCCCCGACGTGTATCGTGTACGCTTCGAGACCAGTAAGGGGCCGTTCGCCATCGAGGTCACGCGCGCGCTCTCCCCGCGCGGTGCCGACCGGTTCTACGAGCTGGTCACGATCGGTTATTATGCAGGCAACCGCTTTTTTCGCATGGTGCCGGGGTTCGTGGTGCAGTTCGGCATTCACGGGGATCCGGCGGTGAACGCGAAGTGGGCGCAAGCGGCGATGGCCGATGAACCCATGCGCCAAAGCAACACGCGCGGCACGGTGGCCTTCACCACCGTCGACGCGAACAGCCGTACCGTGCAGCTGTTCGTCAACATGGCCGACAACGCCGCCAAGCTCGATCGGCAGCGCGTCTTTGCGCCGATCGGTGTGGTGATAGAAGGCATGGACGTGCTCGAACGGCTCAACGTCGAGTATGGTGAAGATCCCGTGCAGTCACGCATCATGTCGCGCGGCAACAAGTATCTCGACCGGTGGTTTCCGGCCCTCGACTCGATCGTGTCGGCCACCGTCGTACCTACGCCTTCCGTACCCGCACAGTGA
- a CDS encoding glycosyltransferase family 39 protein: MITSRLRQGLGVGVAVALVLLALFMPTAWYDTLPRTPDLPARPIRGTTLLRIILALQAVMIGILALRGWRWAPLPTALRATSFVPRSEPHDVSERSARRWLLIITLVALVLRVAGIGADLWTDELMTIDQTMPMSFGEIIGSYQSSNNHLLMSLLIKASVMVFGVHEWSIRMSTAAFGIASIPALYRVARLAMSRRASLGASLLLAVSYHHVFFSQNARGYVAYVCFALLATRALIDALRDDRLFDWVQYGVATVLGMMALLNAAFVIAAQLLVVIVVAWQRWRETGHIAPLMWRLGGVYTITGLCCIGVYAVALPDAYLYITSAYTLGQTGASATSNDLLQMVVRGVLEGFGPGVAAAAIPFLALATAGFVVLWRRQWAMTALLLLPGVLTALLLAWRGMTFSPRYFLLWLPLAVLTAVVTIDAIAARLWRAQPARRQLASSVVVAAVAALSALSLVRYYRVPKQPFSATLQYVERVRGADDLVFAIRPTWLGVHYYAEKQQLPLDRNYVEIGEVTTLDSAMAARGIRRVHLITTLEHVIEQSRPELMAKVYADWQRDTTLAATIGGGAISVWSERPRR, translated from the coding sequence TTGATCACGTCACGACTGCGCCAAGGTCTTGGCGTCGGTGTCGCGGTCGCGCTCGTGCTGTTGGCGCTGTTCATGCCCACGGCATGGTACGACACACTGCCGCGCACGCCCGACCTGCCCGCACGACCGATCCGCGGGACCACGCTGCTGCGCATCATCCTGGCGCTACAGGCAGTCATGATTGGGATATTGGCGCTGCGTGGCTGGCGATGGGCACCGCTGCCGACGGCGCTGCGTGCCACCAGCTTCGTACCGCGCAGCGAGCCGCACGACGTCAGCGAGCGTTCGGCTCGTCGCTGGCTGCTCATCATCACCCTTGTCGCGCTGGTACTACGCGTGGCCGGGATCGGCGCCGATCTCTGGACTGACGAGTTGATGACCATCGATCAGACGATGCCGATGTCATTCGGCGAGATCATCGGCAGCTACCAGTCGTCAAACAATCATCTGCTGATGTCGCTGCTTATCAAGGCGTCGGTCATGGTGTTTGGCGTGCACGAATGGTCCATACGAATGAGCACGGCGGCGTTCGGTATCGCATCCATCCCGGCACTGTATCGGGTCGCGCGTCTGGCCATGAGCCGACGCGCGAGCCTCGGCGCGTCATTGTTGCTGGCGGTGTCGTACCACCACGTGTTCTTCTCCCAGAATGCGCGCGGCTACGTGGCGTACGTGTGCTTCGCACTGCTCGCTACCCGCGCGCTCATCGACGCGCTGCGCGACGACCGCTTGTTCGATTGGGTGCAGTACGGCGTGGCGACCGTGCTTGGCATGATGGCACTGCTGAACGCGGCGTTCGTGATCGCCGCGCAGCTGCTGGTGGTGATCGTGGTCGCCTGGCAACGCTGGCGTGAGACCGGACACATCGCGCCGCTCATGTGGCGACTGGGCGGCGTCTACACCATCACCGGGCTCTGTTGCATCGGCGTGTATGCGGTGGCGTTGCCCGATGCGTACCTGTACATCACCTCGGCCTATACCCTTGGTCAGACCGGAGCCTCGGCGACGTCGAACGATCTGCTGCAGATGGTGGTGCGCGGCGTGTTGGAAGGCTTCGGCCCCGGCGTCGCGGCGGCGGCCATCCCGTTCCTGGCGTTGGCGACGGCTGGCTTTGTAGTGCTCTGGCGTCGACAGTGGGCGATGACCGCGCTGCTGCTGCTCCCTGGCGTGCTCACCGCACTGTTGCTGGCGTGGCGAGGCATGACCTTCTCGCCGCGCTACTTTCTGCTCTGGTTGCCGCTGGCCGTACTCACCGCCGTCGTCACCATCGATGCCATCGCCGCGCGACTCTGGCGCGCGCAGCCGGCGCGGCGTCAGCTTGCTTCGTCCGTGGTCGTCGCCGCGGTCGCCGCCCTCTCCGCGCTCTCGCTCGTGCGCTACTACCGCGTTCCCAAGCAGCCGTTCAGCGCCACGCTGCAGTACGTGGAGCGTGTACGCGGCGCCGACGATCTGGTGTTTGCCATCCGGCCCACGTGGCTGGGCGTGCACTACTACGCCGAGAAGCAACAGCTGCCGCTGGATCGCAATTACGTGGAGATCGGCGAGGTCACTACGCTGGATTCGGCCATGGCCGCGCGCGGCATACGCCGTGTTCACCTGATCACGACGCTCGAACATGTGATCGAACAGTCGCGCCCCGAACTCATGGCGAAAGTGTACGCCGACTGGCAGCGCGACACGACGCTCGCCGCCACCATCGGCGGCGGGGCGATCTCGGTGTGGTCAGAGCGCCCGCGGCGCTGA
- a CDS encoding alkaline phosphatase family protein produces MSPARATPPLVILAIDSADIELVTRWTESGHMPTLAGIMQAGCFLKIDGADLVNEMGSWISLHSGVAKTTHGFYSVRQLVPGTYTLVQTNAAVAKNAPPFWRFLRGGTKKAAIVDPPELDVIPDVPGVQLTNWAAHESERLWEMARSLPEHVLPEVRAKFGSGEKLATFAHRGTEEEDFADYQRALARIATKGLVCRDVIGRDDFDVVVATFFEAHTIGHRLWSYQPEFAPPNRLSNGLRDLYEAIDGELARTLAELPADANVFIVSAYGMAGMYPTTGLMDAFLHQLDYQVPLRTEQLITGNRFDPLTLLRRTIPQPVRKWVSQFLPANVQERLIASDFAANTDWSRSVAFGIPNLYNGQIRLNVRGREPQGIVEPGAEYTALLDRIETDLKLLVDPKTGRPAVARVFRSADAFQVGIDHVLPDLFVEWVWAPHFMDEVLHPRAKLVQEPEHYHRSSFHRPTGFVAAAGPWIPHDTTMHTVDLRDLAPTFLTMLDVPIPDTMTGHPLPYVRMPLRRPASATAPA; encoded by the coding sequence ATGTCGCCTGCACGCGCCACACCACCGCTCGTCATTCTCGCCATCGATTCGGCCGACATCGAATTGGTGACACGATGGACCGAGTCCGGGCACATGCCGACGCTGGCCGGCATCATGCAGGCCGGCTGCTTCCTGAAGATCGACGGCGCCGACCTCGTGAACGAGATGGGGAGCTGGATCTCGCTGCACAGCGGGGTCGCGAAAACAACCCATGGCTTCTACAGCGTACGGCAACTGGTACCGGGCACCTACACGCTGGTGCAGACCAACGCCGCCGTCGCCAAGAATGCCCCGCCGTTCTGGCGCTTCCTGCGTGGTGGGACGAAGAAGGCCGCCATCGTCGATCCGCCGGAGCTCGATGTCATTCCCGACGTGCCGGGCGTGCAGCTCACCAATTGGGCAGCGCACGAATCCGAGCGACTCTGGGAGATGGCCCGCTCACTCCCCGAGCATGTACTGCCCGAAGTCCGCGCCAAGTTCGGGTCGGGAGAGAAGCTCGCGACCTTCGCGCATCGCGGCACCGAGGAGGAGGATTTCGCCGATTACCAGCGCGCCCTCGCCCGCATTGCCACCAAAGGGCTCGTCTGCCGTGACGTGATTGGCCGCGACGACTTCGACGTGGTCGTGGCCACGTTCTTCGAGGCCCACACCATCGGGCATCGCCTGTGGTCATATCAGCCGGAGTTCGCGCCGCCCAACCGCCTGTCGAATGGGCTGCGCGATCTCTACGAGGCGATCGACGGCGAACTTGCGCGCACGCTGGCCGAGCTGCCGGCCGATGCAAACGTGTTCATCGTGTCGGCCTACGGCATGGCCGGCATGTATCCCACGACGGGGCTGATGGACGCGTTTCTGCATCAGCTGGACTATCAGGTGCCGCTACGCACCGAGCAGCTGATCACCGGCAATCGTTTCGATCCGCTCACACTGTTGCGTCGCACCATTCCGCAGCCGGTCCGAAAGTGGGTGAGTCAGTTCCTGCCGGCCAACGTCCAGGAGCGGCTCATCGCCAGCGACTTCGCCGCGAACACCGACTGGAGCCGATCGGTCGCCTTCGGCATCCCGAATCTCTACAACGGGCAGATCCGCCTGAATGTGCGGGGACGCGAGCCACAGGGCATCGTCGAGCCGGGGGCCGAGTACACCGCGCTGCTGGATCGCATCGAAACCGACTTGAAGCTGCTCGTCGATCCGAAAACGGGACGCCCCGCGGTCGCCCGCGTGTTCCGGAGCGCCGACGCGTTTCAGGTGGGCATCGATCACGTGTTGCCCGACCTCTTCGTCGAATGGGTATGGGCGCCGCATTTCATGGACGAGGTGCTGCACCCGCGAGCGAAGCTGGTCCAGGAGCCGGAGCATTATCATCGCTCGAGCTTTCACCGCCCCACCGGTTTCGTGGCCGCTGCCGGCCCGTGGATTCCGCACGACACGACCATGCACACGGTCGATCTCCGCGATCTGGCCCCGACCTTCCTGACAATGCTCGATGTACCGATCCCGGACACGATGACAGGACACCCGCTGCCGTATGTACGGATGCCGCTGCGGCGACCAGCATCCGCCACCGCGCCCGCTTGA
- a CDS encoding response regulator, which yields MQFPLTRPAHLNRLGFGLTLAVSAVLGAPVASAQTGVGLDDAAYTAFGRRDGLPDAPLLSLQPARDGGLIVATSNGVRRFTGRSWVAESLPPMVPRREYRAVLDGADSVRYFVHSFGVVLQRHGVWIANVSLDEGLAPIYSAVEWRRPDGRHELVVGAASGVYRLVNRARFDRVAIPEPMPRLDAMVAGGQGGDADALWIGTRGGGVARLRGGTWTRWAEPEGLTDLRIEHLAIAGVGDSAKAAVATENGAFVLFGDRWRPVGPRVHMARVLRVRIGDRYETWLGALSGELFRVADGGVPQLVDISTRTRGSRAQVLTAIDHGTGVPTIYAGFRSGTLLRFRVGVAGRLLLPPTMVGHPVSAMAGATDAGGVWAWMLGVGAIRLPDLTRFPTANAMLGGGDGRVRLLSVRVRGASQVLLSVDRRLYLSSTSGWRQLLELPVGESVYDLLEGPGPDAVRRPIIATLRGGYVLSDDGVLTPWTEFPGSVRAATAETSITVASLVALRSDGAVLRSSGTPWRIEPGGAVPIRATMNAIVPWRFASGECAVIVGTSEGMAMLRTCGGAPSWRLITDATLPGLMGNEITALAVLPEQRLAVGSSRGLVVMQLGERFDAVDTEVTSITDADGLPHPFINAIGPIDAEGRLWVGTPLGAGFVRLASLRRPPPPVLLAFEIRDGNGDGVFDGRRIPAKASRIDLEVMAATYHREDDTRYRFELDGATIHATPWTDRPTATQLALPAGEHVVRVRAMDFSGRESAVIERRFTVLRPPWRSPLALVVYAFGIAALFVTVDRWRTRTARQRAADAEANEQRLAKSEERFRRLFLDGVNPQLLILDGKVWQANAAADALLRADGAPIVSRPINALIPEIGDGLSASSPVTWRRELEGVGPDGTRIPLEVSHTRIPLDDSTLDHLELLDLRTRKRLELERRELESHVRNTQRLEAVGTLAGGVAHDFNNLLTVIHANAELAIADVASSTPAAAALQQLLIASRRAREVVRQILTFSRQTPSRHVDIRMAALLDETQSLFRSILPSTVTLVLDNQAPGATVHGDATQLQQLLLNLCSNAEHAMRETKGGVLSVSLRWADAADRLKHAPTLVLRVSDTGGGMSDEVRTRAFEPFFTTKPVGEGTGLGLSVLHGIVGAHGGSVLLHSTLGRGTSVDILLPAHANGRVDEPAVTPVLQPSLARAQRLLVVDDEQAISTVMAALLRRKGYEVEVAGDGMEGFQRLQREPLIDVVITDQTMPVMTGSELIEQLRARGMQTPIILMSGYGATIDEERMAQLGAVYRLDKPFVIDDLLRLVASCAAPSRD from the coding sequence GTGCAGTTCCCGCTCACACGCCCTGCGCATCTGAACCGACTGGGCTTCGGGCTGACGCTGGCTGTCAGTGCGGTGCTCGGTGCGCCCGTGGCCAGCGCACAGACCGGTGTCGGTCTCGATGACGCGGCGTATACGGCGTTCGGCCGACGCGACGGACTACCCGACGCACCGCTGCTGTCGCTGCAGCCCGCGCGAGACGGTGGGCTGATTGTCGCCACCTCGAATGGTGTGCGTCGATTTACTGGGCGCAGCTGGGTAGCGGAGTCATTGCCGCCCATGGTACCGCGTCGCGAGTACCGGGCGGTGCTCGACGGCGCCGACAGCGTGCGCTACTTCGTGCACAGTTTCGGCGTGGTGCTCCAGCGCCATGGCGTGTGGATCGCCAATGTGAGTCTCGACGAAGGGCTCGCCCCCATCTACTCGGCCGTGGAGTGGCGACGTCCTGACGGCCGACACGAACTGGTCGTCGGCGCCGCCTCCGGTGTTTACCGATTGGTAAATCGGGCGCGTTTCGACCGCGTGGCGATTCCTGAGCCGATGCCGCGCCTCGATGCCATGGTGGCCGGGGGGCAGGGTGGTGACGCGGACGCGCTCTGGATCGGCACGCGCGGGGGCGGTGTGGCGCGTCTCCGCGGCGGTACCTGGACACGATGGGCAGAGCCGGAGGGGCTCACCGATCTCCGGATCGAGCATCTCGCCATCGCCGGTGTGGGGGACAGTGCGAAGGCGGCAGTCGCCACGGAGAACGGGGCCTTCGTGCTGTTCGGTGATCGCTGGCGTCCGGTGGGGCCGAGGGTACACATGGCGCGCGTGCTGCGGGTGCGCATCGGCGACCGATACGAGACGTGGCTCGGCGCACTGAGCGGGGAGTTGTTCCGAGTCGCGGACGGTGGGGTTCCCCAGCTGGTGGATATCAGCACGCGTACGCGCGGCTCCCGGGCGCAGGTGCTCACCGCGATCGATCATGGCACGGGCGTGCCGACGATCTATGCGGGATTCCGGAGCGGCACCTTGCTGCGCTTCCGCGTTGGCGTGGCCGGGCGGCTCCTGTTGCCGCCGACCATGGTCGGTCATCCGGTGTCGGCCATGGCGGGTGCCACGGACGCCGGCGGCGTGTGGGCCTGGATGCTCGGTGTGGGCGCCATTCGCTTGCCGGATCTCACGCGATTCCCCACGGCGAATGCCATGCTGGGTGGCGGTGACGGACGGGTGCGCCTGCTCTCGGTCCGCGTGCGTGGTGCGTCGCAGGTGCTGCTCTCCGTCGACCGGAGACTCTATCTCTCGTCGACGTCGGGATGGCGGCAGCTCCTCGAGCTCCCCGTCGGCGAGTCGGTGTACGATCTGCTCGAGGGCCCTGGACCAGACGCTGTGCGTCGACCGATCATCGCGACGCTGCGCGGCGGGTATGTGCTGAGCGACGACGGCGTGCTCACGCCGTGGACCGAGTTTCCGGGCAGCGTGCGGGCTGCCACCGCGGAGACGTCGATCACGGTCGCTTCGCTGGTGGCGCTGCGCAGTGATGGCGCGGTACTGCGTTCATCGGGTACCCCGTGGCGCATCGAGCCCGGGGGGGCAGTGCCGATCCGTGCCACGATGAACGCGATCGTGCCGTGGCGCTTCGCGTCGGGGGAGTGCGCCGTGATCGTCGGCACCAGTGAAGGGATGGCGATGCTTCGTACTTGCGGCGGCGCGCCCAGCTGGCGTCTCATCACTGATGCGACGTTGCCCGGTCTGATGGGCAACGAAATCACGGCGCTGGCGGTCCTTCCCGAGCAACGGCTCGCCGTGGGGTCGAGCCGCGGACTCGTCGTGATGCAGCTGGGCGAGCGTTTCGACGCCGTTGATACGGAGGTCACCTCGATCACCGATGCCGACGGCCTGCCGCATCCGTTTATCAATGCCATCGGTCCGATCGATGCGGAGGGGCGTCTGTGGGTCGGCACACCGCTGGGCGCGGGGTTCGTGCGTCTGGCGAGTTTGCGTCGCCCCCCGCCGCCGGTGCTGCTAGCCTTCGAGATTCGCGATGGCAACGGCGACGGCGTGTTCGACGGACGTCGCATACCGGCCAAGGCGTCGCGCATCGACCTCGAGGTGATGGCGGCCACGTATCATCGCGAGGACGATACGCGCTACCGTTTCGAACTCGATGGCGCGACGATCCACGCGACGCCGTGGACCGATCGACCCACGGCCACGCAGCTGGCACTCCCTGCCGGCGAGCACGTGGTGCGCGTGCGCGCCATGGATTTCAGCGGCCGCGAATCGGCGGTGATCGAGCGCCGGTTCACGGTGCTTCGACCACCGTGGCGGTCGCCGCTGGCGCTCGTGGTCTACGCCTTCGGGATCGCCGCGCTGTTCGTCACCGTCGACCGGTGGCGCACGCGCACGGCGCGTCAGCGCGCGGCCGACGCTGAAGCGAATGAACAACGGCTGGCCAAGAGCGAGGAGCGATTTCGCCGCCTGTTTCTCGACGGGGTGAACCCGCAGCTGCTGATTCTCGATGGCAAGGTCTGGCAGGCCAACGCGGCGGCGGATGCGCTGCTGCGCGCCGACGGTGCGCCGATCGTGTCACGTCCAATCAATGCGCTGATCCCCGAGATCGGCGATGGCCTCTCGGCCTCGTCCCCCGTGACCTGGCGACGGGAACTCGAGGGCGTGGGCCCCGACGGGACACGGATTCCACTCGAGGTCAGTCATACGCGTATTCCCCTCGATGACTCCACGCTCGACCATCTCGAGCTGCTCGATCTGCGCACGCGCAAGCGGCTCGAGTTGGAGCGTCGTGAGCTGGAGTCGCATGTGCGCAACACGCAGCGGCTCGAAGCGGTGGGGACACTGGCCGGTGGCGTGGCGCACGACTTCAACAATCTGCTCACGGTCATCCACGCCAACGCGGAGCTGGCGATTGCGGACGTGGCGTCCAGCACGCCTGCGGCCGCAGCGCTGCAGCAGCTGTTGATCGCCAGTCGTCGGGCGCGTGAAGTGGTGCGGCAGATTCTCACCTTCAGTCGCCAGACGCCATCCCGGCACGTCGACATTCGCATGGCCGCGTTGCTCGACGAAACGCAGTCGCTGTTCCGCTCCATCCTGCCGTCCACCGTGACACTGGTGCTCGACAATCAGGCGCCGGGTGCAACGGTGCATGGGGATGCCACCCAGCTGCAGCAGTTGCTGCTCAATCTCTGCTCAAACGCCGAGCATGCGATGCGGGAGACCAAAGGCGGCGTGCTCTCCGTGTCACTGCGCTGGGCTGACGCCGCCGACCGATTGAAGCACGCGCCTACGCTGGTGCTGCGTGTCTCGGATACGGGAGGTGGCATGAGTGACGAGGTGAGAACACGCGCCTTCGAGCCGTTCTTCACGACGAAACCCGTAGGGGAAGGCACTGGGCTTGGGCTGAGCGTGCTGCATGGCATCGTCGGGGCGCACGGTGGTTCCGTGCTGCTGCACTCGACGTTGGGTCGTGGGACGTCCGTCGACATACTGTTGCCGGCGCATGCCAATGGGCGCGTCGATGAGCCGGCAGTGACGCCGGTGTTGCAGCCGTCGCTGGCGCGCGCGCAACGCCTGCTCGTCGTCGATGACGAGCAGGCGATTTCTACCGTGATGGCAGCGCTGCTGCGTCGAAAGGGTTACGAGGTCGAGGTTGCCGGCGACGGCATGGAGGGGTTTCAGCGCCTGCAGCGCGAACCGCTGATCGATGTGGTCATCACCGACCAGACGATGCCTGTCATGACGGGTAGCGAATTGATCGAGCAGCTGCGCGCGCGCGGCATGCAGACACCGATCATCCTCATGTCCGGCTACGGGGCGACCATCGACGAGGAGCGCATGGCGCAACTGGGTGCCGTGTACCGGCTCGACAAGCCGTTCGTGATCGACGATCTGCTGCGTCTCGTGGCGTCGTGCGCGGCACCGTCGCGTGACTGA
- a CDS encoding 2'-5' RNA ligase family protein: MTDAGRQRRRQVTLFVPPDAGQAIEAVRARVDPLQHRLIAAHVTLCREDELAGQAEDAWRDRLIAATVAPVTLTFGAPVSFSGHGVMLPCIAGEPAFHALRVQLLGDTARRRHEPHLTLAHPRNPRAPHNVPATYADLITPISLTFTTTCLIEQSGDDAWQVLDTQALRG, from the coding sequence GTGACTGACGCGGGACGACAGCGACGACGCCAAGTCACCTTGTTCGTGCCGCCCGATGCAGGGCAGGCGATCGAGGCGGTTCGCGCACGAGTGGACCCGCTGCAGCATCGCCTGATTGCGGCCCATGTCACCCTGTGCCGTGAAGACGAGCTCGCAGGGCAGGCCGAGGATGCCTGGCGCGACCGACTCATCGCCGCAACCGTCGCGCCGGTCACGCTTACCTTCGGCGCACCGGTGTCGTTCTCCGGGCACGGTGTCATGTTGCCATGCATTGCCGGCGAGCCCGCGTTCCATGCGCTTCGCGTCCAGCTGCTTGGGGACACCGCGCGTCGGCGGCACGAGCCTCACTTGACGCTTGCCCACCCGCGCAATCCTCGTGCGCCGCACAACGTCCCCGCGACGTATGCCGACCTGATCACACCGATCAGTCTCACGTTCACTACGACCTGTCTGATCGAGCAATCAGGCGACGACGCGTGGCAGGTGCTCGACACGCAGGCGTTGCGCGGATAG
- a CDS encoding LuxR C-terminal-related transcriptional regulator, whose protein sequence is MTLTAPLDAGQAALARGAWSDAFQAFEAALVEQPDQPEALEGRGLAAWWLDLADVVFASRERAYRAYRTRGDEVSAARVAVWLAWDHDAFRGEYAITSGWLHRARELLEGHHDTAAYAWLSVRESAFALLDHGNPEEALKHAEQAIEAGRASGSVDFEMVGRALRGFSLATSGRIPEGMQELDGVNAAVLAGEMQDRVAIGLACCYLISACDRVRDYDRAVQWCARLRAFCERWEFRVLFAVCRTQYAAVCMWRGAWGEAERELEAASSELAAVRPGMVSEALVRLGELRRRQGRLDEATSLFDRSGAHPLAAVGHAAVALDRGDWESAGDLAERHLRSLPAHNRTERVAALELLVRARVARGDQSRALAALIELQGIAEQAFTSPLRGSASLANGVLAFGAKDYEAARRHFEDAVDLFHKSGASFERGRAGLELAATLQALGRHEAAVREVERAVAVLAPLDATVELDRASVLRARLLPPAPTAAGADVDATASPPHSPPSTALTRREVQVLGCIAEGLGNQAIADRLTISEHTVHRHVANILTKLGVPSRSAAVAHAARLGLL, encoded by the coding sequence ATGACCCTTACCGCCCCTCTGGATGCCGGACAGGCTGCGCTCGCGCGCGGCGCCTGGTCCGACGCATTTCAGGCGTTCGAGGCGGCGCTGGTCGAGCAGCCGGATCAGCCCGAAGCGCTCGAAGGGCGGGGCCTTGCCGCGTGGTGGCTCGATCTGGCCGACGTCGTGTTTGCCTCCCGCGAACGGGCGTACCGCGCCTATCGCACACGCGGGGACGAGGTGTCGGCGGCCCGCGTGGCGGTGTGGCTGGCCTGGGATCATGACGCGTTCCGCGGGGAGTACGCGATCACCAGCGGCTGGCTGCACCGGGCGCGCGAGCTCCTCGAGGGACATCACGACACGGCGGCCTATGCCTGGCTGTCGGTGCGCGAGTCGGCGTTCGCGCTGCTCGATCACGGCAATCCCGAAGAAGCGCTCAAGCACGCCGAGCAGGCCATCGAGGCCGGGCGCGCGTCGGGGTCGGTCGACTTCGAAATGGTGGGGCGCGCGCTGCGCGGCTTTTCGCTCGCCACGTCGGGGCGCATCCCGGAAGGCATGCAGGAACTCGATGGCGTGAACGCTGCCGTGCTCGCCGGTGAGATGCAGGATCGCGTGGCGATCGGTCTCGCCTGCTGCTACCTCATTTCGGCGTGCGACCGCGTGCGCGACTACGATCGTGCCGTGCAGTGGTGCGCGCGTTTGCGTGCCTTTTGCGAACGGTGGGAGTTCCGCGTGTTGTTCGCGGTATGCCGCACGCAGTACGCGGCGGTCTGCATGTGGCGTGGCGCGTGGGGCGAAGCGGAACGCGAACTCGAAGCGGCCAGCAGCGAACTCGCGGCCGTTCGACCAGGCATGGTCTCTGAAGCGCTGGTGCGCCTCGGCGAACTCCGTCGGCGTCAGGGACGGCTCGACGAGGCCACGAGTCTGTTCGATCGTTCCGGCGCGCATCCACTCGCTGCCGTCGGGCATGCGGCGGTGGCGCTCGATCGCGGCGATTGGGAGTCGGCCGGTGATCTGGCCGAGCGTCACTTGCGCAGCCTGCCGGCGCACAATCGCACCGAGCGCGTGGCCGCCCTCGAGTTGCTGGTGCGTGCGCGCGTGGCTCGCGGCGATCAGTCGCGCGCGTTGGCGGCGTTGATCGAACTGCAGGGCATCGCCGAGCAGGCGTTCACGTCGCCGCTCCGCGGTTCAGCCAGTCTCGCGAACGGTGTGCTGGCCTTCGGTGCAAAAGACTATGAGGCGGCGAGGCGACACTTCGAGGATGCGGTGGATCTGTTCCACAAGAGTGGCGCCTCCTTCGAACGGGGACGGGCCGGTCTCGAACTCGCCGCGACGCTGCAGGCGCTGGGACGGCACGAAGCGGCAGTTCGCGAAGTGGAGCGCGCGGTGGCCGTGCTCGCGCCACTGGACGCGACGGTCGAACTCGACCGCGCCAGCGTGCTGCGCGCCCGACTGCTGCCGCCTGCGCCAACGGCTGCTGGAGCGGACGTCGACGCCACGGCGAGCCCGCCACACTCCCCGCCATCAACCGCCCTGACACGTCGCGAAGTGCAGGTGCTTGGATGCATCGCTGAGGGCTTGGGAAATCAGGCGATTGCCGACCGTCTCACGATCAGTGAGCACACGGTTCATCGGCATGTCGCCAACATCCTCACCAAGCTTGGTGTCCCATCGCGCTCAGCGGCGGTTGCCCACGCGGCGAGGCTGGGCTTGCTGTAG
- a CDS encoding class I SAM-dependent methyltransferase, with amino-acid sequence MSQDSALATPSAPAATDLVALKARQQIAWSTGNYAVVGTTLQIVGEQLCESMDIRSGSTVLDVAAGNGNASLAAARRWCDVTSTDYVPSLLDAGRARAQADGMSLTFQEADAENLPFGDGSFDYVMSTFGVMFTPNQPQAAAEMARVCKSGGRIGLASWTPESFIGQLFKTIGKYIPPAPGVTSPSAWGTRERIETLFADSAREITFTSREFVFRYHSPVHWIEVFRMYYGPMNKTFAALDADRQAEFTEDLLRLMEKGNRSGDQTLVLPSAYLEVVIDRR; translated from the coding sequence ATGTCTCAAGACAGCGCACTTGCAACCCCTTCGGCACCAGCCGCCACCGATCTCGTCGCGCTCAAGGCTCGCCAGCAGATCGCCTGGTCCACGGGCAATTATGCAGTCGTTGGCACCACGCTCCAGATCGTCGGTGAGCAATTGTGCGAGTCGATGGATATCCGCTCGGGCTCGACGGTGCTGGATGTGGCTGCTGGTAACGGCAATGCCTCGCTCGCCGCGGCCCGTCGATGGTGCGATGTCACGTCGACCGACTACGTGCCGTCCCTCCTCGACGCCGGACGCGCGCGCGCTCAAGCCGACGGGATGTCGCTCACGTTTCAGGAGGCCGACGCCGAGAACCTGCCCTTTGGCGATGGTTCGTTCGACTACGTGATGTCGACGTTCGGTGTGATGTTCACGCCGAACCAGCCGCAAGCGGCGGCCGAGATGGCGCGCGTATGCAAGTCGGGCGGGCGCATCGGCCTCGCCAGCTGGACGCCGGAGAGCTTTATCGGCCAGCTGTTCAAGACAATCGGCAAGTACATCCCGCCGGCACCGGGCGTGACCTCGCCGAGCGCGTGGGGCACCCGCGAGCGTATCGAAACGCTGTTCGCCGACTCGGCCCGGGAAATCACCTTCACCAGCCGCGAGTTCGTGTTCCGCTACCACTCGCCGGTGCACTGGATCGAGGTCTTCCGCATGTACTACGGTCCCATGAACAAGACCTTCGCCGCGCTCGACGCCGATCGACAGGCTGAGTTCACCGAGGATCTGCTGCGGCTCATGGAGAAGGGGAATCGCTCCGGGGACCAGACGCTGGTGCTGCCGAGCGCGTACCTGGAGGTCGTGATCGACCGACGGTAA